The following are from one region of the Blastocatellia bacterium genome:
- a CDS encoding alkaline phosphatase family protein — MSKKILIIGLDGTTFNFIDPLIAKGRLPVLAKLMKEGIRSPLETIFPPITSAAWTSFITGKNPGKHGSLNLSNVARVKPVKLRLMLHNVAGKLFGIFFQRKNVQQFLLTFLLLTHLAQLME, encoded by the coding sequence TTGAGTAAAAAGATCCTAATTATTGGTTTAGACGGTACAACATTTAATTTTATTGATCCACTAATAGCTAAAGGTCGGTTGCCTGTGCTTGCCAAGTTAATGAAAGAAGGCATTCGCAGCCCACTAGAAACTATTTTTCCTCCAATTACTTCTGCTGCTTGGACATCATTTATTACAGGTAAAAATCCTGGTAAACATGGATCTTTGAATTTATCCAACGTCGCCAGGGTCAAGCCCGTGAAACTGCGGCTAATGCTACACAACGTAGCGGGAAAGCTCTTTGGGATCTTTTTTCAGAGGAAAAACGTCCAGCAATTTCTACTAACTTTCCTGTTACTTACCCACCTAGCCCAATTAATGGAGTAA